The proteins below are encoded in one region of Streptomyces ficellus:
- a CDS encoding ABC transporter substrate-binding protein, with product MRTKNTRRFLGAVATACVLALGASACGSSSDDGSGADKEDIANALKQGGKVTVWAWEPTLKKVAADFEKKYPKVDIELVNAGTNDKQYTALQNALAAGSGAPDVAQVEYYALGQFVFGKSVVDLARYGARDHDRAFSAGPSSAVRAGGSTWAMPMDSGPMALFYNQKLFDKHHIKVPTTWDEYVEAARALRKADPKVYITNDMGDAGATTSLIWQAGGRPYKASDTKVSVDFTDAGVKTYTNTWQRLLDERLVAPVSSWSDEWYKGLADGTIATLAIGAWMPANFSSGVASASGDWRVAPLPQWEKGKTISAENGGSSLVMTKDAQKKELAYAFIEYATTGEGATSRVAQGAFPATVADLESPAFLEQKFPYFGGQQANKIFAASARNVASGWSYLPYQVYANSIFNDTAGKSYVSGLPLEKGLAAWQQASVKYGKDQGFTVNE from the coding sequence ATGAGAACGAAGAACACCCGCAGGTTCCTCGGCGCAGTCGCGACGGCCTGTGTGCTCGCCCTCGGCGCCAGTGCCTGCGGATCCTCCAGCGACGACGGCTCCGGCGCCGACAAGGAGGACATCGCGAACGCGCTGAAGCAGGGCGGGAAAGTGACGGTGTGGGCCTGGGAACCCACCCTGAAGAAGGTGGCGGCCGACTTCGAGAAGAAGTACCCCAAGGTCGACATCGAGCTGGTCAACGCCGGAACCAACGACAAGCAGTACACCGCGCTCCAGAACGCCCTGGCGGCCGGCTCCGGCGCCCCCGACGTCGCACAGGTCGAGTACTACGCGCTCGGGCAGTTCGTCTTCGGCAAGTCGGTCGTCGACCTCGCCCGCTACGGCGCCCGCGACCACGACCGCGCTTTCTCCGCCGGACCCTCCAGCGCCGTGCGGGCCGGCGGCTCGACCTGGGCCATGCCGATGGACTCGGGGCCGATGGCGCTGTTCTACAACCAGAAGCTCTTCGACAAGCACCACATCAAGGTGCCCACGACCTGGGACGAGTACGTGGAAGCCGCCCGCGCGCTGCGCAAGGCGGACCCCAAGGTGTACATCACCAACGACATGGGTGACGCGGGCGCCACGACGAGCCTCATATGGCAGGCGGGCGGCCGCCCGTACAAGGCGAGCGACACCAAGGTCTCGGTCGACTTCACGGACGCCGGCGTGAAGACGTACACCAACACGTGGCAGCGCCTGCTCGACGAGCGTCTCGTGGCGCCGGTCAGCTCCTGGAGCGACGAGTGGTACAAGGGACTCGCCGACGGCACCATCGCGACCCTGGCCATCGGGGCCTGGATGCCGGCGAACTTCTCGTCCGGCGTCGCCTCGGCCTCCGGTGACTGGAGGGTCGCGCCCCTGCCGCAGTGGGAGAAGGGCAAGACGATCAGCGCCGAGAACGGCGGCAGCTCGCTCGTCATGACGAAGGACGCGCAGAAGAAGGAACTCGCCTACGCGTTCATCGAGTACGCGACCACCGGGGAGGGCGCCACCTCGCGCGTCGCCCAGGGCGCCTTCCCGGCCACGGTCGCCGACCTGGAGTCCCCGGCCTTCCTGGAGCAGAAGTTCCCGTACTTCGGCGGTCAGCAGGCCAACAAGATCTTCGCCGCATCCGCCCGGAACGTCGCCTCCGGCTGGTCGTACCTGCCCTACCAGGTGTACGCCAACTCCATCTTCAACGACACGGCCGGCAAGTCGTACGTCTCCGGCCTGCCGCTGGAGAAGGGCCTGGCCGCCTGGCAGCAGGCCAGTGTGAAGTACGGCAAGGACCAGGGGTTCACCGTCAACGAGTGA
- a CDS encoding DeoR/GlpR family DNA-binding transcription regulator — MTGAAPLAPQRRALILDIVRREGAVRVTELVERLGVSNMTIRRDLEVLVRTGSVEKVHGGAVMASATTADEPAFETKSALESAAKAAVARAAAGLVQPGSVVALAGGTTVFAVAHLLREIPRLTVVTNSLPVAELLRPSVGAQADSAPTLLLTGGAPTKSASLVGPLADQAIRSLQVDLLIAGAHGVSERAGATTPNLAEAETNRALISSAGRVAVVADHSKWGVVGLSRFAALSEIDYFVSDDGLAPEARSVLEEHVGQVILGETEAA, encoded by the coding sequence GTGACCGGAGCAGCACCACTCGCACCGCAGCGGAGGGCGTTGATCCTCGACATCGTGCGCCGTGAGGGGGCCGTGCGGGTGACCGAGCTCGTGGAGCGGCTCGGGGTCTCCAACATGACGATCCGCCGTGATCTGGAGGTGCTGGTACGGACCGGCTCGGTGGAGAAGGTGCACGGGGGCGCGGTCATGGCCTCCGCGACCACCGCGGACGAGCCGGCGTTCGAGACGAAGTCCGCCCTGGAGTCGGCCGCCAAGGCCGCGGTGGCCCGTGCGGCGGCCGGACTCGTGCAGCCGGGCAGTGTCGTCGCGCTCGCGGGAGGGACGACGGTCTTCGCCGTCGCGCACTTGCTCCGCGAGATTCCCCGGCTCACGGTGGTGACGAACTCCCTGCCGGTGGCCGAACTCCTCCGGCCGTCCGTCGGGGCGCAGGCCGACTCCGCCCCGACGCTCCTGCTGACCGGCGGTGCCCCGACGAAGTCGGCTTCCCTGGTGGGGCCGCTGGCGGACCAGGCGATCCGTTCCCTGCAGGTCGATCTCCTGATCGCCGGCGCCCACGGCGTCTCGGAACGCGCGGGGGCGACCACACCGAACCTCGCGGAGGCGGAGACCAACCGTGCGCTGATCTCCTCGGCCGGCCGGGTGGCCGTCGTCGCCGATCACAGCAAGTGGGGCGTCGTGGGTCTCAGCCGCTTCGCGGCACTGTCCGAGATCGACTACTTCGTGTCGGACGACGGCCTGGCACCGGAGGCCCGTTCGGTACTGGAGGAGCACGTGGGCCAGGTGATCCTGGGAGAGACGGAAGCGGCCTGA
- a CDS encoding carbohydrate ABC transporter permease, with product MTATATTDHVRRAAATSPAAAPPQRTSRRRPSTPLNPRRSVPLTLVTGLVLVYTLLPLGWLVINSTKNQRDLVTSFGLWFGEDVNFWDNVSRTLTYDDGVFVRWLLNTLFYVLAGAGGATVLAVLGGYALAKYDFPGRKAVFAVVIGAVAIPGTALAVPTFLMFSGMGLTNTPWAVIIPSLISPFGLYLMWVFASEAVPDELLEAARIDGSGELRTFFRIALPLLMPGTITVLLFSMVATWNNYFLPLIMIKDPDWYPLTLGLNAWNAQAQTAGGEAVFDLIITGSLLTIAPIVVIFLLLQRYWQSGLSAGSVKE from the coding sequence ATGACCGCCACAGCCACCACCGATCACGTCAGGAGGGCGGCGGCGACCAGCCCCGCCGCCGCGCCTCCGCAGCGCACTTCGAGGCGCCGCCCCAGCACCCCGCTCAACCCCCGGCGCAGCGTCCCCCTGACCCTGGTCACCGGTCTCGTCCTGGTCTACACCCTGCTCCCGCTGGGCTGGCTGGTGATCAACTCCACCAAGAACCAACGGGACCTGGTCACGTCGTTCGGCCTCTGGTTCGGCGAGGACGTCAACTTCTGGGACAACGTGTCCCGCACGCTGACGTACGACGACGGTGTCTTCGTGCGCTGGCTGCTGAACACCCTCTTCTACGTGCTGGCCGGTGCCGGGGGAGCGACGGTGCTCGCGGTGCTCGGCGGCTACGCGCTGGCCAAGTACGACTTCCCGGGCCGCAAGGCCGTCTTCGCGGTGGTCATCGGAGCCGTGGCCATACCGGGGACCGCCCTGGCGGTACCCACCTTCCTCATGTTCAGCGGCATGGGACTGACCAACACCCCCTGGGCCGTGATCATCCCCTCACTCATCTCGCCCTTCGGCCTCTACCTGATGTGGGTCTTCGCCTCCGAGGCGGTGCCGGACGAACTCCTCGAGGCCGCCCGTATCGACGGCTCCGGCGAACTGCGCACCTTCTTCCGCATCGCCCTGCCCCTGCTCATGCCGGGCACGATCACCGTGCTGCTCTTCTCCATGGTCGCGACCTGGAACAACTACTTCCTCCCCCTGATCATGATCAAGGATCCGGACTGGTACCCGCTCACCCTCGGGCTCAACGCCTGGAACGCCCAGGCCCAGACGGCGGGCGGCGAGGCGGTCTTCGACCTCATCATCACCGGATCGCTGCTCACGATCGCGCCCATCGTCGTGATCTTCCTGCTGCTCCAGCGGTACTGGCAGTCCGGTCTGTCCGCCGGAAGCGTCAAGGAATGA
- a CDS encoding carbohydrate ABC transporter permease — translation MTLLPTAAKTAPPPRPRANARSRMNTLVGWGFAGPFVAVFALVFLAPIGYSVYLTLFRDRLVGGRSFVGLDNYVQALTDPRFWDGFSNVALFLAVQVPIMLGISLLVALAIDSGRLYGTSFFRIAIFLPYAVPAVVASLLWGFMYGTRFGLVGNINDAFGVSLPNPLSPSLVLASIGNIVTWEFVGYNMLIFYAALRVVPRSLYEAAAIDGAGEWRIVLSVKLPAIRGALVIATIFSIIGSFQLFNEPSILQKLAPNAITNDFTPNLYTYSLSFAGQQHNYAATVAIVMGVITAIIAYAVQLRGMRKKG, via the coding sequence ATGACGCTCCTCCCGACGGCCGCGAAGACGGCACCCCCACCCCGTCCGCGAGCGAACGCCCGGTCCCGTATGAACACCCTCGTCGGGTGGGGGTTCGCCGGGCCGTTCGTCGCGGTGTTCGCGCTGGTCTTCCTGGCGCCGATCGGGTACTCCGTGTATCTCACCCTGTTCCGTGACCGGCTGGTGGGCGGCAGGTCGTTCGTCGGGCTCGACAACTACGTACAAGCCCTGACCGACCCCCGGTTCTGGGACGGGTTCTCCAACGTCGCGCTGTTCCTGGCCGTCCAGGTGCCCATCATGCTGGGCATCTCGCTGCTGGTCGCGCTGGCCATCGACAGCGGCCGCCTCTACGGCACGTCGTTCTTCCGGATCGCGATCTTCCTGCCCTACGCGGTACCCGCGGTCGTCGCCAGCCTCCTGTGGGGCTTCATGTACGGCACCCGGTTCGGCCTCGTCGGGAACATCAACGACGCCTTCGGCGTCTCCCTGCCCAACCCGCTCTCGCCGTCCCTGGTACTGGCCTCCATCGGCAACATCGTGACCTGGGAATTCGTCGGCTACAACATGCTCATCTTCTACGCGGCCCTGCGAGTCGTCCCGCGTTCGCTGTACGAAGCGGCGGCCATCGACGGCGCCGGCGAGTGGCGCATCGTGCTCTCCGTGAAGCTCCCCGCCATTCGCGGTGCACTGGTCATCGCCACGATCTTCTCCATCATCGGCAGTTTCCAACTGTTCAACGAGCCGAGCATCCTCCAGAAGCTCGCCCCCAACGCGATCACCAACGACTTCACCCCCAACCTGTACACCTACTCGCTGTCCTTCGCCGGACAGCAGCACAACTACGCCGCGACCGTGGCGATCGTGATGGGCGTCATCACCGCGATCATCGCCTACGCCGTCCAACTGCGCGGCATGCGGAAGAAGGGCTGA
- a CDS encoding putative quinol monooxygenase — protein sequence MTRSEPHRTIVALARVKARRSQREALRDALVTLVEPSRAEPGCSDYTLFELHDEPGTFYVRETWDDQAALDFHRATPHFRAFAARFDELLDEPIRLTRLRAVPLA from the coding sequence GTGACCCGCTCCGAGCCTCACCGAACCATCGTCGCCCTCGCGCGTGTGAAAGCGCGCCGCTCACAGCGGGAGGCGCTGCGGGACGCGCTGGTGACACTGGTCGAACCGTCCCGCGCCGAGCCGGGCTGCTCCGACTACACGCTGTTCGAGCTGCACGACGAGCCCGGCACCTTCTACGTGCGCGAGACCTGGGACGACCAGGCGGCACTCGACTTCCACCGCGCGACGCCCCACTTCCGGGCCTTCGCGGCCCGCTTCGACGAGCTGCTGGACGAACCGATCCGGCTGACCCGGCTCCGGGCCGTACCTCTCGCCTGA